The Mesotoga infera genome includes a window with the following:
- a CDS encoding glutamine amidotransferase gives MICILVNDVDFETAVSPVESALEMVGVEFKTWKTFLKGFPEDEFCCDGLVLTGGFSMSGYFEGVVPTQGATYVKSFPGPVLGICLGMQILARLSEESLVVSRELGVSRIRLSNSCQLFSGMKREVEAYQRHNYGLPYVPFGYEQIAWGDATFIQGIASQDGTRFGVQFHPEETALGSEEELLGIFYNFSRIVCSH, from the coding sequence GTGATCTGCATTTTGGTTAACGATGTTGATTTTGAAACAGCGGTATCTCCGGTTGAAAGCGCTCTGGAGATGGTAGGTGTCGAGTTCAAAACCTGGAAAACCTTTTTGAAGGGGTTTCCTGAAGATGAATTCTGCTGCGATGGGCTGGTCCTTACGGGCGGTTTTTCGATGAGCGGGTATTTCGAAGGAGTTGTGCCGACGCAAGGTGCCACTTATGTAAAGAGTTTTCCTGGTCCCGTTCTAGGAATTTGTCTGGGAATGCAGATATTGGCCCGGCTATCTGAGGAATCACTTGTAGTGTCCAGAGAGCTTGGAGTCTCAAGGATTCGGCTAAGTAACTCATGCCAGCTCTTCTCTGGAATGAAGCGCGAAGTTGAAGCATATCAACGACACAACTATGGTCTTCCCTATGTTCCCTTCGGGTACGAACAGATTGCGTGGGGAGACGCGACTTTTATCCAGGGAATTGCCTCTCAGGATGGTACTAGATTTGGTGTTCAGTTTCATCCCGAAGAAACCGCACTTGGCTCAGAGGAGGAGTTGCTGGGAATTTTCTATAACTTCTCCAGGATCGTTTGTTCCCATTGA
- the proC gene encoding pyrroline-5-carboxylate reductase: MKIGIIGVGNIGSIFAGRLLGELKDLDRLYLHDRNQERLSNYSGEDDRVRIASSPDEVLSNCTHVIIAVKPQDCLELFSEIINGKNSCPIIISTITGIEINLISEKTGLEKIARIMPNVPSAIGRGVTGFVCSNSLTGSDKRDVERILLTMGDIVEVREKDLAAVTALSGSGPAFVFVIVESLIDVGLKMGLSYDVARELILGTLGGSVELLKVKGNHPGEFRHLVTSPGGTTIEGIYSLEREGLRGTIMKALFDTYLRAKEINSELEVTNDRSSR, encoded by the coding sequence ATGAAAATAGGAATTATCGGAGTAGGAAACATAGGCAGTATTTTTGCTGGTAGGCTTCTTGGAGAACTAAAGGATCTCGATAGACTCTATTTGCATGATCGAAATCAGGAGCGCCTTTCAAACTATTCGGGAGAAGACGACAGAGTCAGAATTGCTTCGAGCCCGGATGAAGTTTTGTCGAACTGTACTCATGTTATCATTGCTGTTAAACCTCAGGATTGCCTGGAGCTATTCTCGGAGATAATTAACGGCAAGAACTCTTGCCCTATTATTATAAGCACAATCACAGGGATAGAAATCAATCTGATTTCTGAAAAGACCGGTTTGGAGAAGATCGCCAGAATCATGCCAAATGTTCCGAGTGCTATTGGCCGTGGAGTTACGGGTTTTGTCTGCTCGAACTCACTGACTGGAAGTGACAAGAGAGACGTTGAGAGAATTCTTCTGACGATGGGCGATATTGTTGAGGTCCGTGAAAAGGATCTAGCCGCAGTAACCGCTTTGAGCGGGAGTGGACCGGCCTTTGTTTTTGTTATAGTAGAGTCGTTGATAGACGTAGGTTTGAAGATGGGACTATCCTACGATGTTGCCAGAGAGCTGATTCTTGGCACTCTGGGAGGGTCTGTCGAGCTGCTGAAGGTGAAGGGCAATCACCCAGGCGAGTTCCGTCATCTTGTTACCTCACCGGGGGGGACAACCATCGAGGGAATTTACTCGCTGGAAAGAGAAGGATTGAGAGGTACCATAATGAAGGCGTTGTTCGACACTTATCTTAGAGCTAAAGAGATAAACTCGGAGCTGGAGGTGACGAATGACAGATCTTCTCGATAA
- a CDS encoding glutamate-5-semialdehyde dehydrogenase — MTDLLDKGEKVKAASRKLRLLNTEEKNGAILCISRELETQREKILQANSIDVENSRKKGVKESLVDRLSLSQDRIAKMIESCENVAALPDPVGEIETSWVQKDGLLISKERVPIGAIGMIYESRPNVTVDASILAIKSGNSVLLKGGSDAINSNKAIVSAIKTALTLSGLPDCSVELIEDTTHEAVEEMLKMNQYLSLIIPRGGAGLIQYVVNNSRIPVIETGTGNCHIFVDYNANLEKAVEIVDNSKTQRPGTCNAVETLLVHKAIAAEFIPRVAEVLTEKGVELRGCTESIRYWKMLPATEEDYSTEYLDLVLAVKIVEDVEGAVSHIEKYSTGHSEAILTNDYANSRYFLKAVDSAAVYVNASTRFTDGGEFGFGSEIGISTQKLHARGPFGLKELTSYKYTVLGDNQVRK; from the coding sequence ATGACAGATCTTCTCGATAAAGGTGAGAAAGTAAAAGCGGCCTCGAGGAAGCTTAGGTTGCTCAATACAGAAGAGAAGAATGGAGCGATCTTGTGTATCTCCCGAGAACTCGAGACTCAGAGGGAGAAGATCCTTCAGGCCAATTCCATTGATGTTGAGAATTCAAGAAAGAAGGGAGTGAAGGAGTCGCTTGTAGATAGACTCTCTCTTTCTCAAGATCGGATCGCGAAGATGATCGAATCATGCGAGAATGTCGCCGCTCTGCCAGATCCGGTTGGCGAAATAGAAACCTCATGGGTTCAGAAAGACGGGCTGCTTATTTCAAAAGAGAGAGTTCCGATCGGGGCGATAGGCATGATATATGAGTCTAGACCGAACGTAACCGTCGACGCCTCCATACTCGCGATTAAGTCCGGTAATTCCGTCCTTCTAAAAGGAGGAAGCGATGCAATTAACTCAAACAAGGCAATCGTTTCCGCAATAAAGACGGCTCTTACTTTGTCGGGACTTCCAGACTGTTCGGTGGAGCTGATTGAAGACACGACTCATGAAGCGGTGGAAGAGATGCTGAAAATGAATCAGTATCTATCTCTGATAATACCCAGGGGCGGCGCAGGGCTGATACAGTATGTAGTCAATAATTCGAGAATACCCGTAATAGAGACTGGAACGGGCAATTGCCACATATTCGTCGACTACAACGCTAATCTAGAAAAAGCAGTGGAAATAGTCGATAATTCGAAGACACAAAGACCAGGAACCTGTAATGCAGTTGAAACGCTTCTTGTTCATAAGGCGATTGCGGCTGAGTTTATCCCCCGTGTCGCGGAGGTCCTAACTGAAAAAGGTGTAGAGCTCAGAGGCTGTACTGAGTCCATAAGATATTGGAAAATGCTACCTGCAACTGAGGAGGACTATTCTACAGAGTATCTCGATCTCGTTCTGGCGGTGAAGATAGTCGAAGACGTAGAGGGCGCGGTATCGCATATCGAGAAATATTCAACGGGGCACTCTGAGGCCATCTTAACAAATGATTATGCCAACTCAAGATATTTTCTGAAAGCTGTGGATTCCGCCGCCGTTTATGTAAATGCATCAACTCGTTTCACAGACGGAGGAGAATTCGGATTTGGCAGTGAAATAGGTATAAGCACACAGAAACTTCACGCCCGTGGACCTTTTGGTCTTAAGGAACTCACCAGCTACAAGTACACTGTACTGGGCGACAACCAGGTGAGAAAGTAA